A window from Symbiopectobacterium purcellii encodes these proteins:
- a CDS encoding replication-associated recombination protein A, whose protein sequence is MSNLSLDFSDNSFQPLAARMRPATLAQYIGQQHLLGAGKPLPRAIEAGQLHSMILWGPPGTGKTTLAELIGHYGQADVERISAVTSGIKEIREAIERARQNRDAGRRTILFVDEVHRFNKSQQDAFLPHIEDGTITFIGATTENPSFELNSALLSRARVYLLKALTAEDIEQVLQQAMTDSARGFGGQNIVLPPETQRLLAELVNGDARRALNSLEMMADMAEVDAQGNRVLTPELLHEVSGERSARFDNKGDRYYDLISALHKSVRGSAPDAALYWYARIITAGGDPLYVARRLLAIASEDVGNADPRGMQVAIAAWDCFTRVGPAEGERAIAQAIVYLACAPKSNAVYTAFKAAMQDAREKPDYDVPEHLRNAPTKLMKEMGLGAEYRYAHDEPNAYAAGEDYFPQAMAQTRYYLPTSRGLEAKIGEKLAWLTAQDQNSPTKRYR, encoded by the coding sequence GTGAGTAACCTGTCACTGGATTTTTCGGACAATAGCTTTCAGCCGCTTGCCGCTCGTATGCGGCCCGCTACGTTGGCGCAATATATCGGTCAACAGCATCTGCTTGGCGCCGGTAAGCCCTTGCCGCGAGCGATTGAGGCGGGGCAGTTACACTCCATGATTCTATGGGGGCCGCCCGGTACCGGAAAAACCACGCTGGCAGAACTGATTGGTCACTACGGACAAGCCGACGTGGAGCGGATCTCTGCCGTAACTTCCGGCATTAAAGAGATTCGCGAAGCAATAGAACGTGCGCGGCAGAATCGCGATGCCGGGCGACGCACCATCCTGTTTGTGGATGAAGTGCATCGCTTCAACAAGAGTCAGCAGGATGCCTTTCTGCCGCACATTGAAGACGGCACCATCACCTTCATTGGCGCAACCACCGAAAACCCGTCGTTTGAGCTTAATTCGGCGCTGCTGTCGCGTGCGCGCGTCTATTTGCTGAAGGCGCTCACCGCCGAAGATATCGAACAGGTGTTGCAGCAGGCAATGACCGATAGCGCGCGCGGGTTTGGCGGGCAGAACATCGTATTGCCGCCAGAGACGCAGCGATTGCTGGCAGAACTGGTGAATGGCGATGCGCGGCGCGCGTTGAACAGCCTGGAAATGATGGCGGATATGGCCGAGGTCGATGCGCAAGGCAACCGGGTGCTGACGCCCGAATTGCTGCACGAAGTGTCGGGCGAGCGTAGTGCGCGCTTTGATAACAAAGGCGACCGCTACTATGACCTGATTTCCGCATTGCATAAATCAGTGCGTGGATCGGCACCTGATGCCGCCCTGTACTGGTATGCACGCATTATTACCGCTGGTGGCGATCCGCTCTATGTTGCACGGCGTCTGTTGGCAATCGCCTCCGAGGACGTGGGCAATGCCGATCCGCGGGGAATGCAGGTGGCGATCGCCGCCTGGGATTGCTTCACCCGCGTGGGGCCGGCAGAAGGAGAGCGCGCTATTGCGCAAGCGATAGTGTACCTGGCCTGTGCGCCCAAGAGTAATGCGGTTTACACCGCCTTTAAAGCGGCGATGCAGGATGCCCGAGAGAAACCGGATTACGATGTGCCGGAGCATTTGCGCAATGCGCCCACCAAACTGATGAAAGAGATGGGGCTGGGTGCGGAATACCGCTACGCCCATGATGAACCCAATGCCTATGCGGCTGGTGAGGACTATTTCCCGCAAGCGATGGCGCAAACGCGCTACTATCTGCCAACGTCACGTGGTCTGGAAGCCAAAATTGGTGAAAAGCTGGCCTGGTTGACTGCACAGGATCAAAATAGCCCGACAAAACGCTACCGCTGA
- the lolA gene encoding outer membrane lipoprotein chaperone LolA yields the protein MRTGLVAGVLIAGMTSSAVYADAASDLQSRLNKVNSFHATFTQKVTSAEGTAVQEGQGELWLKRPNLFNWKTTAPDESVLISDGKTLWFYNPFVEQVTATWLKEATGNTPFMLITRNDASEWGQYNVRQQGDDFELTPKAAKGNLKQFAINVNASGTIKSFVATEQDGQRSSYTLQNQQNGAVDSSKFTFTPPKGVTLDDQRQ from the coding sequence ATGAGAACAGGCTTAGTGGCAGGCGTGCTGATCGCCGGGATGACGTCCAGCGCGGTTTATGCCGATGCGGCGAGCGATTTACAAAGCCGACTGAATAAAGTGAACAGCTTCCACGCGACGTTCACCCAAAAAGTCACTAGTGCTGAAGGGACTGCGGTGCAGGAAGGTCAGGGGGAGCTCTGGCTGAAGCGGCCAAATCTGTTCAACTGGAAAACCACTGCGCCGGATGAAAGCGTGCTGATCTCTGATGGCAAGACGCTGTGGTTCTATAACCCGTTCGTCGAACAGGTAACAGCGACCTGGTTGAAGGAAGCCACGGGCAATACGCCCTTTATGCTTATCACACGTAACGATGCCAGTGAATGGGGTCAGTATAACGTGCGCCAGCAAGGGGATGATTTTGAGTTAACGCCGAAAGCAGCCAAAGGCAATTTGAAACAGTTTGCTATCAACGTCAATGCCAGCGGTACCATCAAGAGTTTTGTCGCGACGGAGCAGGATGGACAACGCAGCAGCTATACCCTGCAAAACCAGCAAAACGGTGCTGTGGATAGCAGCAAGTTCACGTTTACGCCGCCGAAAGGCGTGACGCTGGACGATCAACGGCAGTGA
- a CDS encoding DNA translocase FtsK 4TM domain-containing protein, which yields MSQEYTEDKDVALNKLSGSRRLLEAILIVVALFAVYLSVALLSFSPSDPSWSQTAWHEPIHNLGGGVGAWLADTLFFIFGVLAYAIPPIMLSLCWVAFRQRDNQSDVDLFTLSLRLIGTLALILTSCGLAALNVDDLYYFASGGVLGSLLSSSMVPRFNSMGATLILLCVWAAGLTLFTGWSWLTIAEKIGGAVLGCLTFFSNRSRAEDRYRDEEDDSQDALDREGEQPDTLTASTQATAEDVEADDILLAPAARERAPDDIAQNSTLSVTDPTEPLAPMQKSTAVDTMPDPAGSPSAANLVTPATVVSPDPVAQDSLPPLYAFELPQAAVPENSALPVFSPLGVPDRDRTPPLGAMHELGVPTVAAVTPVSSDAVPFMPAFTAAGEDNPQVKQGMGPELPRPNPVRIPTRRELASYGIKLPSQRQAEEQEREAQRQVQFQPETIERVAPDDADDDGVAQEAALRQAYLEQQEQRYGEDYAEREQDEEALLQAQLAQAFAQQQQARYDASAHPESPNVTPVVEPVGTKEAGSVSAAAAFIAGVTADADADEPAFSFSPFNDLVDESPKAPLFTLSPADVIESEPASEPPSPTWRAAVDEDESPATPVHPVTEPQHEVHSSYADEAENDAAPSLMDSLIHPFLMRNDQPLQKPTTPLPTLELLTAPPESEVPVDHFELEQTARLIEARLADYRVTASVVGYDAGPVITRFELDLAPGVKAARISNLSRDLARSLSVVAVRVVEVIPGKPYVGLELPNKLRHTVHLREVLDCKAFRDNPSPLAVVLGKDIAGQPVVADLARMPHLLVAGTTGSGKSVGVNTMIISMLYKATPQDVRFIMIDPKMLELSVYEGIPHLLTEVVTDMKDAANALRWCVGEMDRRYKLMSALGVRNLEGYNERVKAAEAMGRPIPDPFWKPGDSMDTTPPVLEKLPFIVVMVDEFADLMMAVGKKVEELIARLAQKARAAGIHLVLATQRPSVDVITGLIKANIPTRIAFTVSSKIDSRTILDQGGAESLLGMGDMLYMAPNSSIPVRVHGAFLRDQEVHAVVLDWKARGRPQYIDNITSASDDGEGGNLEFGGDEDLDPLFDQAVAFVVEKRRASISGVQRQFRIGYNRAARIVEQMEMQGIVSAPGHNGNRDVLAPPPMD from the coding sequence TTGAGCCAGGAATACACCGAAGACAAAGACGTGGCGCTGAACAAACTCAGCGGCAGCCGTCGTTTATTGGAAGCGATTTTAATCGTTGTCGCGCTATTTGCCGTTTATTTGAGCGTAGCGCTGTTAAGTTTCAGCCCGTCTGACCCGAGCTGGTCACAAACGGCCTGGCACGAGCCCATTCATAATCTGGGCGGTGGCGTCGGCGCTTGGCTGGCGGATACCCTGTTTTTCATCTTTGGCGTTCTGGCCTATGCCATTCCGCCGATCATGTTGTCGCTGTGCTGGGTCGCTTTTCGCCAGCGCGATAATCAGAGCGATGTTGATCTGTTTACCCTCTCTTTGCGCCTGATTGGTACCTTGGCGCTGATCCTCACTTCCTGTGGTCTCGCCGCGCTCAATGTGGACGATCTCTACTATTTCGCCTCTGGCGGCGTGCTGGGCAGTTTGCTGAGCAGTTCGATGGTGCCGCGCTTCAACAGTATGGGTGCCACGTTGATTCTGCTCTGCGTGTGGGCGGCAGGCTTGACGCTGTTTACCGGCTGGTCATGGCTGACCATTGCGGAAAAAATCGGCGGAGCGGTGTTAGGCTGCCTGACGTTCTTCTCTAACCGTTCGCGCGCAGAAGATCGCTACCGTGATGAGGAAGACGATTCACAAGACGCTCTGGATCGCGAGGGTGAACAACCCGATACGCTAACTGCGTCAACGCAGGCAACAGCAGAAGACGTAGAGGCGGATGATATATTGTTGGCACCGGCTGCACGTGAGCGTGCACCGGATGACATAGCGCAAAACAGTACGTTGAGCGTTACTGACCCAACGGAGCCGCTCGCACCGATGCAGAAATCGACTGCGGTCGACACGATGCCAGATCCAGCGGGTTCGCCCAGCGCAGCCAATCTGGTCACGCCAGCAACGGTCGTCAGCCCTGATCCCGTTGCGCAGGATTCACTGCCGCCGCTTTACGCGTTTGAGTTGCCACAGGCTGCTGTGCCGGAAAATAGCGCGTTACCTGTCTTTTCGCCCTTGGGGGTACCCGATCGCGATCGCACGCCGCCGTTGGGCGCGATGCATGAACTGGGTGTACCCACCGTGGCAGCGGTCACGCCAGTGTCTAGCGATGCGGTGCCCTTTATGCCTGCCTTTACGGCCGCTGGGGAGGATAATCCTCAGGTGAAACAGGGCATGGGTCCAGAATTGCCGCGTCCGAATCCGGTGCGTATTCCTACCCGGCGTGAACTGGCCTCTTATGGCATCAAGTTGCCATCGCAGCGTCAGGCAGAAGAGCAAGAACGGGAAGCGCAACGGCAGGTACAGTTCCAGCCTGAAACGATCGAAAGGGTTGCGCCCGACGATGCTGACGATGATGGGGTCGCTCAAGAGGCTGCCTTGCGTCAGGCTTATCTGGAGCAACAAGAACAGCGCTACGGTGAGGATTATGCCGAACGCGAGCAGGATGAAGAGGCGCTGTTGCAGGCCCAATTAGCGCAGGCGTTTGCTCAGCAGCAACAGGCGCGTTATGACGCCAGCGCACACCCAGAAAGCCCGAACGTAACGCCGGTTGTCGAGCCCGTAGGCACAAAAGAGGCGGGCTCAGTCAGTGCGGCGGCAGCATTTATCGCCGGTGTCACTGCGGATGCCGATGCGGATGAACCTGCTTTCTCTTTCTCACCGTTTAACGATTTGGTCGATGAGTCGCCCAAAGCGCCGCTGTTTACCTTATCGCCTGCGGATGTCATTGAATCTGAACCGGCCTCTGAGCCTCCATCGCCGACATGGCGTGCGGCAGTTGATGAGGATGAGAGCCCGGCAACACCGGTACATCCGGTGACAGAGCCCCAGCATGAGGTGCACTCATCGTATGCTGATGAGGCAGAAAACGATGCTGCGCCGTCATTGATGGATAGCCTGATACACCCGTTCTTGATGCGTAACGATCAGCCTTTGCAAAAGCCAACTACACCGCTGCCGACGTTGGAGCTGCTCACGGCACCACCGGAAAGCGAAGTACCGGTTGACCATTTCGAGCTTGAACAAACGGCGCGTCTGATTGAAGCGCGTCTGGCGGACTATCGTGTCACTGCCAGCGTGGTGGGTTACGATGCAGGGCCTGTGATAACGCGTTTTGAGCTGGATTTGGCCCCCGGCGTTAAAGCTGCGCGCATCTCCAATCTGTCGCGCGACTTGGCGCGTTCGCTGTCGGTTGTGGCGGTACGCGTGGTGGAAGTTATTCCCGGCAAACCGTATGTCGGGCTGGAACTGCCGAATAAACTTCGTCACACGGTTCACCTGCGCGAAGTGCTCGATTGCAAGGCCTTTCGTGATAACCCGTCGCCGCTGGCGGTGGTGCTGGGTAAAGACATTGCCGGTCAACCGGTAGTGGCCGATCTGGCGCGTATGCCCCATCTGCTGGTGGCCGGGACCACCGGTTCGGGTAAATCTGTCGGTGTGAACACCATGATCATCAGCATGTTGTACAAGGCGACGCCGCAAGATGTGCGCTTTATCATGATCGACCCGAAAATGCTGGAGCTGTCGGTCTACGAAGGTATCCCGCATTTGCTGACCGAAGTGGTTACCGACATGAAGGATGCGGCGAATGCGTTGCGTTGGTGCGTTGGTGAAATGGATCGTCGCTATAAGCTGATGTCGGCATTGGGCGTGCGCAATCTGGAAGGCTACAACGAGCGGGTGAAAGCAGCGGAAGCGATGGGGCGTCCGATCCCTGACCCGTTCTGGAAACCCGGTGACAGCATGGATACCACACCACCCGTGCTGGAGAAATTGCCCTTTATCGTGGTGATGGTGGATGAGTTTGCCGATCTGATGATGGCGGTTGGCAAAAAGGTAGAGGAACTGATCGCTCGCCTGGCACAGAAAGCGCGCGCGGCTGGTATCCACCTGGTGTTGGCGACGCAGCGGCCTTCTGTGGATGTTATCACCGGCCTCATCAAGGCCAACATCCCGACGCGTATCGCTTTTACCGTGTCGAGCAAGATTGATTCGCGTACCATCCTCGATCAGGGCGGTGCAGAATCGCTGCTGGGGATGGGGGATATGTTGTACATGGCGCCAAACTCATCCATTCCGGTGCGTGTGCACGGCGCATTCCTTCGCGATCAGGAAGTTCATGCCGTGGTGCTGGACTGGAAAGCGCGCGGACGTCCACAGTACATTGACAATATCACCAGTGCCAGCGATGACGGCGAAGGCGGTAATCTGGAATTTGGCGGTGATGAAGATTTGGATCCGCTGTTCGATCAGGCGGTGGCCTTTGTTGTAGAAAAACGGCGAGCCTCCATTTCTGGCGTGCAACGTCAATTCCGCATCGGCTACAATCGTGCCGCACGCATTGTGGAACAGATGGAAATGCAAGGTATTGTTAGTGCGCCGGGGCATAATGGCAACCGAGACGTGTTGGCACCGCCCCCCATGGACTGA
- the lrp gene encoding leucine-responsive transcriptional regulator Lrp has protein sequence MVDTKKRPGKDLDRIDRNILNELQKDGRISNVELSKRVGLSPTPCLERVRRLERQGFINGYTALLNPHYLDASLLVFVEITLNRGAPDVFEQFNTAVQKLEEIQECHLVSGDFDYLLKTRVPDMSAYRKLLGETLLRLPGVNDTRTYVVMEEVKQSNRLVIRTR, from the coding sequence ATGGTAGACACGAAAAAACGACCGGGAAAAGATCTTGATCGCATCGATCGCAATATCCTGAATGAACTACAAAAAGACGGCCGAATCTCTAACGTTGAACTTTCCAAGCGTGTAGGGCTTTCACCTACACCGTGTCTGGAACGCGTGCGCCGCCTGGAGCGTCAGGGCTTTATCAATGGCTATACCGCATTGCTGAACCCGCATTACCTCGACGCTTCACTGCTGGTGTTTGTGGAGATTACCCTGAACCGCGGTGCGCCTGATGTTTTTGAGCAGTTCAACACCGCTGTGCAGAAACTGGAAGAAATTCAGGAGTGCCATTTGGTCTCCGGGGATTTCGACTATCTGCTGAAAACACGCGTGCCGGATATGTCCGCATACCGTAAGTTGCTGGGTGAAACCTTGCTGCGCTTGCCGGGTGTGAACGATACCCGTACCTATGTGGTGATGGAAGAAGTAAAACAGAGCAATCGTCTGGTGATCAGAACGCGCTAA
- the trxB gene encoding thioredoxin-disulfide reductase: MGTVKHHKLLILGSGPAGYTAAVYAARANLHPVLITGMEKGGQLTTTTEVENWPGDAEGLTGPLLMDRMHAHAEKFNTEIIFDHIQRVDLQQRPFRLFGDSEEYTCDALIVATGASARYIGLPSEEAFKGKGVSACATCDGFFYRNQRVAVVGGGNTAVEEALYLSNIAQQVHLIHRRDSFRAEKILIDRLMEKVQNGNIVLHTDRTLDEVLGDDMGVTGVRIRDTRTDESEELALAGVFIAIGHSPNTAIFDGQLALENGYIKVQSGIHGNATQTSIPGVFAAGDVMDHIYRQAITSAGTGCMAALDAERYLDGLATR, translated from the coding sequence ATGGGTACCGTCAAGCACCACAAGCTATTGATTTTAGGTTCTGGCCCTGCGGGCTATACTGCTGCGGTGTACGCCGCGCGCGCCAACCTGCATCCGGTGTTGATTACCGGTATGGAAAAAGGCGGGCAGTTGACGACCACGACGGAAGTGGAAAACTGGCCAGGTGACGCGGAAGGTCTTACCGGGCCGTTGCTGATGGACCGCATGCACGCTCATGCTGAAAAGTTCAACACCGAGATCATTTTCGATCACATTCAGCGCGTTGATTTGCAACAGCGTCCGTTTCGTCTGTTTGGCGACAGCGAAGAATATACCTGTGATGCCCTGATTGTGGCGACCGGAGCCTCCGCACGTTATATCGGTCTGCCTTCCGAAGAGGCCTTTAAAGGCAAGGGCGTGTCTGCCTGCGCCACCTGTGACGGTTTCTTTTACCGCAACCAGCGCGTTGCGGTAGTCGGTGGCGGCAATACGGCGGTAGAAGAAGCACTTTATCTGTCCAACATTGCGCAGCAAGTTCATTTAATCCACCGTCGTGACAGCTTTCGCGCAGAGAAAATCCTGATCGATCGTCTGATGGAAAAAGTGCAAAACGGCAATATTGTGTTGCACACCGATCGTACGCTGGACGAAGTGCTGGGCGATGACATGGGCGTAACCGGCGTTCGCATTCGCGACACCCGGACAGATGAGAGCGAAGAACTGGCGCTGGCTGGCGTATTTATCGCCATCGGCCACAGCCCAAACACCGCCATTTTTGACGGCCAACTGGCGCTGGAAAACGGCTACATCAAGGTTCAATCCGGTATCCACGGCAACGCCACACAGACCAGCATCCCTGGCGTGTTTGCCGCAGGCGACGTTATGGATCATATCTACCGTCAGGCCATTACCTCGGCAGGCACCGGTTGCATGGCCGCGTTGGACGCAGAGCGCTATCTGGATGGCCTCGCTACCCGATAA
- the cydD gene encoding heme ABC transporter permease/ATP-binding protein CydD — MKQTRQQQLARWLKQQSKLAQRWLRLSLLLGMVSGLLIVAQAWVLATLLHALIIEHQPRQTLVSAFMLLIGLFAARALTHFLREQVGFRCGEAVRRQIRHQVLEKLQRLGPAWVLGKPAGSWATLIVEQVEDMQDYYARYLPQMYLAALIPLLILAAVFPINWAAALILLVTAPLIPLFMALVGMGAADANRRNFLALARLSGHFLDRLRGMETLRLFHRGAAEVDDIRRASEDFRSRTMEVLRMAFLSSGVLEFFASISIAVVAVYFGFSYLGELNFGHYGTGVTLFAGFLVLILAPEFFQPLRDLGTFYHAKAQAVGAAESLVSFLTAEVEEVGLGTQPFDATTIAIRADQLVVLSPTGAALTEPLTFTLEPGQRVALVGVSGAGKSSLLNVLLGFLPYRGSLCINGQELHSLDATAWRKHISWLGQNPHLPEETLRSNILLGNPQATENALQQAVEQAYVHEFLPQLPQGLDTVVGDGAARLSVGQAQRVAVARTLLKHSQLLLLDEPTASLDSHSEQRVMHALENATRQQATLLVTHRLDDTRHYDCIWVMEKGQLAQQGDYDTLRQQSGPFADLLAQRQGAY, encoded by the coding sequence ATGAAACAGACTCGACAGCAACAACTTGCACGCTGGCTAAAACAACAGAGCAAACTGGCACAACGCTGGCTCCGCCTCTCTTTACTGCTGGGGATGGTAAGCGGCCTTCTGATCGTGGCACAGGCATGGGTGTTGGCAACATTGCTCCACGCCTTGATTATTGAACACCAACCCCGTCAGACACTCGTCAGTGCGTTTATGCTGCTGATTGGTTTGTTCGCCGCACGCGCGCTTACTCACTTTCTGCGCGAGCAGGTAGGCTTTCGCTGTGGCGAGGCGGTGCGGCGACAAATTCGCCATCAGGTGCTAGAAAAATTACAGCGACTGGGCCCTGCCTGGGTACTGGGAAAACCGGCTGGCAGTTGGGCAACGCTGATTGTAGAACAAGTCGAAGACATGCAGGATTACTATGCGCGCTATCTGCCACAAATGTATCTTGCAGCCTTGATTCCCCTGCTGATTCTGGCCGCCGTGTTTCCCATCAACTGGGCGGCGGCGCTCATTTTGCTGGTTACTGCCCCGCTGATCCCGCTGTTTATGGCGCTGGTCGGTATGGGGGCCGCCGATGCCAACCGCCGCAACTTTCTGGCACTGGCACGACTGAGCGGCCACTTTCTCGATCGGTTGCGCGGCATGGAAACGTTGCGACTGTTCCATCGCGGCGCGGCCGAAGTGGATGACATTCGTCGGGCATCGGAAGATTTTCGCAGTCGCACCATGGAAGTGTTGCGCATGGCGTTTCTTTCCTCCGGCGTACTGGAGTTTTTTGCGTCTATCTCCATCGCGGTGGTCGCGGTCTATTTCGGCTTTTCTTACCTTGGCGAGCTGAATTTCGGCCATTATGGCACCGGCGTCACCCTGTTTGCTGGCTTTCTGGTCTTGATTCTCGCTCCCGAATTTTTCCAGCCGTTGCGCGATCTGGGCACGTTTTATCACGCGAAAGCACAGGCCGTCGGTGCAGCAGAATCGCTGGTAAGCTTTCTGACTGCTGAAGTGGAGGAAGTCGGACTCGGCACACAACCTTTTGACGCAACAACCATTGCCATTCGGGCGGACCAACTAGTGGTGTTGTCGCCCACTGGCGCGGCGTTAACTGAGCCACTGACCTTTACGCTCGAACCGGGACAGCGGGTGGCGCTGGTCGGCGTCAGCGGTGCCGGAAAAAGTTCGCTGCTTAACGTACTGCTCGGTTTTTTACCCTATCGTGGCTCGCTGTGTATCAACGGGCAGGAACTGCATTCACTGGATGCCACCGCATGGCGTAAACACATCAGTTGGTTAGGGCAAAATCCACACTTACCGGAAGAAACGCTGCGCAGCAATATTCTGTTGGGAAACCCGCAAGCCACTGAGAACGCATTGCAACAGGCGGTAGAACAGGCTTACGTGCACGAGTTTCTTCCCCAGTTGCCGCAGGGGCTTGATACCGTGGTGGGCGATGGCGCAGCGCGACTCTCTGTTGGACAAGCGCAGCGCGTTGCCGTTGCGCGGACATTATTAAAGCACTCGCAGTTGCTTCTGCTGGATGAACCAACGGCCAGTCTGGATTCACACAGTGAACAGCGCGTGATGCACGCCTTGGAAAACGCCACACGCCAGCAAGCCACCTTGCTGGTGACGCATCGTCTTGATGACACCCGCCATTACGATTGCATATGGGTGATGGAGAAAGGACAACTGGCGCAGCAAGGTGACTACGACACGCTACGTCAACAGTCAGGGCCATTTGCTGACCTTCTGGCACAGCGTCAGGGAGCTTACTAA
- the cydC gene encoding heme ABC transporter ATP-binding protein/permease CydC — MQVLKPFLLLYRRHIWRLSIGVVLAIITLLASIGLLTLSGWFLAGASLAGLAGLMTFNYMLPAAGVRGAAILRTAGRYAERLVSHDATFRVLQHLRVFTFSRTLPLSPGGLARFRQADLLNRLVADVDTLDHLYLRVISPLVSALVVILVVTYGLSWLDSSLALTLGSIMLLLLALLPPVFYRAGKPIGTHLTLLRSRYRTQLTTWLQGQAELTLFGAQTACRHQLADTEQAWLTQQQRQARLSGLSQALMLLCTGFTVTAILWLAAAGIGGDTQPGALIALFVFAALAAFEALGPVAGAFQHMGQVIASATRVDQILRQQPAVVFTTVTPSSAVTPTATLSLQQVSFTYPGQPLPVLQDITLNIAPGEHIALLGRTGCGKSTLLQLLTRAWDSDAGGITLNGLPLTQWSEPALRGMMSVVPQRIHIFSATLRDNLLLAAPQASDAQLSQQLEQVGLGNLLDTPEGLNAWIGEGGRQLSGGEQRRLGLARALLHPAPLVLLDEPTEGLDADTEQKILHLLREHTHGKTVIIITHRLHDLASLDRICVLDNGRLVEQGRHVDLLAARGRYWQFHQHATRQA, encoded by the coding sequence TTGCAGGTACTCAAACCCTTTCTCCTGCTGTATCGTCGCCACATTTGGCGGCTGAGCATCGGCGTAGTGCTCGCCATTATCACATTATTGGCAAGTATTGGGCTGCTGACACTCTCCGGCTGGTTTCTGGCGGGAGCGTCACTGGCGGGCCTTGCCGGTTTGATGACGTTTAATTATATGTTGCCTGCGGCGGGCGTGCGCGGTGCGGCGATCCTGCGTACTGCCGGGCGTTATGCCGAGCGTCTGGTGAGCCATGACGCCACCTTCCGCGTGTTGCAACATCTGCGCGTGTTTACCTTTTCGCGCACGCTTCCACTTTCACCGGGGGGGCTCGCCCGGTTTCGTCAGGCCGACCTGCTCAACCGTCTGGTTGCCGATGTTGACACGCTCGACCACCTTTATTTGCGCGTGATATCGCCGTTGGTCAGCGCGCTAGTGGTGATATTGGTAGTCACTTACGGACTGAGCTGGCTGGACAGCTCATTGGCATTGACCCTCGGCAGCATTATGTTGCTGCTCTTAGCCCTACTCCCGCCGGTGTTCTATCGTGCGGGTAAACCGATTGGCACCCATCTTACGCTGCTGCGCTCGCGTTATCGCACGCAGTTGACCACCTGGCTGCAAGGGCAGGCCGAATTAACCCTGTTTGGCGCACAGACAGCCTGTCGCCACCAGCTCGCCGACACGGAACAGGCCTGGCTGACGCAACAGCAGCGACAGGCGCGCCTGTCGGGCCTGTCGCAGGCACTGATGCTGCTCTGCACCGGTTTTACCGTGACCGCCATTCTCTGGCTGGCAGCCGCCGGGATTGGCGGTGATACGCAACCGGGGGCGTTGATTGCCCTGTTTGTATTCGCCGCACTGGCAGCGTTCGAGGCGTTAGGTCCGGTTGCTGGCGCGTTTCAACACATGGGCCAGGTGATCGCATCAGCCACGCGCGTTGACCAGATTCTGCGTCAGCAGCCTGCGGTGGTATTCACAACGGTCACGCCATCTTCAGCCGTAACCCCAACGGCAACGCTGTCATTGCAGCAGGTCAGTTTCACCTATCCCGGCCAACCTCTGCCGGTATTGCAGGACATTACGCTGAATATCGCGCCAGGCGAACACATTGCACTGCTGGGGCGTACCGGATGTGGCAAATCTACGCTATTGCAATTACTGACTCGCGCCTGGGACAGCGATGCAGGCGGCATTACCCTGAACGGCCTGCCACTCACACAGTGGAGTGAACCGGCGCTGCGCGGCATGATGAGCGTGGTGCCACAGCGGATACATATTTTTAGCGCTACACTGCGCGACAATCTGCTACTGGCTGCACCGCAGGCCAGCGATGCTCAACTGAGCCAACAACTGGAACAGGTAGGATTAGGCAATCTGCTGGACACGCCAGAGGGCCTCAATGCCTGGATCGGTGAAGGCGGACGCCAACTCTCTGGCGGGGAACAGCGCCGCCTGGGACTGGCTCGCGCCTTACTCCACCCTGCCCCCTTGGTATTGCTGGATGAACCGACTGAAGGGCTGGATGCCGATACCGAGCAGAAAATTCTGCATCTACTGCGTGAACACACCCACGGTAAAACGGTTATCATAATTACCCATCGCTTGCACGATCTGGCGTCTCTGGATCGTATTTGCGTACTGGATAATGGCCGCCTGGTTGAGCAGGGTCGCCACGTCGATCTGCTGGCAGCACGCGGCCGCTATTGGCAGTTCCATCAACACGCCACCCGGCAGGCATGA